From one Plasmodium knowlesi strain H genome assembly, chromosome: 11 genomic stretch:
- a CDS encoding secreted ookinete protein, putative: MGKFHTLAAIFCFVFFCLPAPSCGMVQDKKINLKIELVDKDLLLSNEHLKKEKNIVQNGKKIKIKIFEKIKENVLERALVVQEMDRVKGMNASKSGKAASLQNVSDDAGDDEEDETDDNGNDAASEGEKHDGDEEEYCAHDASDMKVISTEESTENDVHMLRKVYQKKTDEEFTTYCYMRYTFNLNLDKLSENNKSELFKGLDKSLDYMSFLPKEDKVNDTEVILDHEYKQMDHSAGSNDSTLSTVELRNDNLNSCFNSEYAETIDDIVRYLESISSRLAVPSSIKNKLLMERNLLKGCDGVETLGASSTGSAPQDNAEKIALYEILTNLRNSFIMKKKVINLLHDVNSNVEDANTNRGSGKDLDEIFINSVERTFDCYDVLKGSERLNSILTSRKEEKTLVQESPNTREVDIRNHQFKYAPGGNSKENSLLTGDNKDKCEIFFKAILLSEVFADHSTLSQNVQGGHFQMLNHGMSNDGFSDASASNSSEEDATYANSFFNGFSRMPIVDNDSTKMRSAFMGDNGHMGMAVSGRDNPTEENTFNLQGSPNVFAGTESFADMSTGMNEFEMDDEDKGKKDKDDDDDNDDDDDDDDDDDDDDDEEDDAKEEEEMADEEEDDDDDDDDDDEDSYFSSSGVKSLLSNLLKNGSDHLVEEGANKMSNLIDENFNMDKLSEKANNMAGKIKDVSRRTSEKYKKAKDGVKKSIKKVKLASKEKMDKLKRGAKKGVKNLKDIGKNSIRKLKDSAKRGGERIKKQGKKIVDNTVQAAKDKIDKVKKETKKSIDKGKKKVKQVAKEGIQKGKNTVKKMKKVAKEGIDKVQGVAQKGIDKAQEVVDKGIDKAQEIVQAGAQKVKKAIGKAQKVVKGKEKEVKNTGGSSNTSTSGNGNQANNSPNTVAKGSTVVSNEKGAPKESYKDPSGNEGSKSKTSFLSISGESIQNTSNRKKIKSEIKEINKGYKKLRKMEKKVRDELKSPVPSDKNIIQEFDNFEKLSEEKNE, from the coding sequence ATGGGGAAGTTTCACACATTAGCCGCTATTTTTTGCTTTGTGTTTTTTTGCCTCCCGGCTCCCTCCTGTGGGATGGTTCAGGATAAAAAGATCAATTTGAAAATAGAGTTGGTCGACAAAGATTTGTTGCTATCTAATGAGCActtgaagaaggagaagaatattgttcaaaatgggaaaaaaattaaaattaaaattttcgaaaaaataaaggaaaatgtcCTCGAGCGGGCCTTAGTCGTGCAGGAAATGGACAGAGTTAAAGGCATGAATGCAtcaaaaagtggaaaagccGCAAGTTTGCAAAATGTGAGTGATGATGCAGGCGACGATGAAGAGGACGAAACTGATGATAATGGCAATGATGCCGCTTcggagggggaaaaacatGATGGGGATGAGGAAGAATATTGCGCACATGATGCAAGCGACATGAAAGTTATTTCAACAGAGGAATCTACAGAAAATGATGTCCATATGCTTCGCAAGGTTTACCAGAAGAAGACGGATGAAGAATTCACTACCTACTGCTACATGAGGTATAcatttaatttaaatttggATAAATTAAGCGAAAATAATAAGAGTGAGTTATTCAAAGGTTTAGATAAATCTCTAGACTATATGTCTTTTTTGCCAAAGGAGGATAAAGTTAATGATACCGAAGTAATTCTAGATCATGAGTACAAGCAGATGGACCATTCAGCGGGGTCAAATGATTCAACACTGTCAACTGTGGAACTGAGGAATGATAATCTTAATTCATGTTTTAATTCGGAATATGCCGAAACTATAGATGATATTGTTAGGTACTTGGAGAGTATAAGTAGTAGGTTAGCCGTCCCCTCGTcaataaagaataaattaTTGATGGAAAGGAATCTTCTAAAAGGGTGCGATGGAGTGGAAACACTGGGTGCTAGTTCGACAGGTAGTGCGCCTCAGGATAATGCtgaaaaaattgcacttTACGAAATATTGACAAATTTAAGGAACTCTTTtattatgaaaaagaaggtaatAAATTTACTACACGATGTAAATTCTAATGTAGAGGATGCTAATACCAACAGAGGTTCAGGAAAAGACCTGGACGAAATTTTCATAAACTCTGTTGAGCGAACATTTGATTGCTATGATGTGCTGAAAGGAAGTGAGAGGTTGAATTCTATATTAACAAGcaggaaggaggagaaaacccTAGTGCAAGAATCACCCAACACGAGAGAAGTAGATATTAGGAATCACCAGTTTAAATATGCCCCAGGGGGAAACTCAAAGGAGAACTCTTTGCTTACTGGCGATAATAAGGATAAatgtgaaatattttttaaagcaaTTTTGCTAAGTGAAGTGTTTGCAGATCATTCGACGCTTTCTCAAAATGTGCAAGGGGGGCATTTTCAGATGTTGAACCATGGGATGAGTAATGATGGGTTCAGCGATGCGAGTGCGAGTAATTCCAGTGAGGAAGACGCAACATATGcaaattcctttttcaatGGTTTTTCACGCATGCCGATAGTAGACAATGACTCTACGAAAATGCGCAGTGCATTTATGGGAGATAACGGTCACATGGGTATGGCAGTTAGCGGACGGGACAACCCTACTGAGGAGAATACTTTTAATTTGCAAGGAAGCCCAAACGTTTTCGCAGGTACTGAGTCCTTTGCTGATATGTCGACAGGGATGAACGAATTCGAAATGGATGACGAGGATAAGGGTAAAAAGGATAAGGATGACGATGACGAcaatgacgatgatgacgatgatgacgatgacgatgatgacgatgatgacgaaGAGGACGACgcgaaggaggaagaggagatggcagatgaggaggaagacgatgatgatgacgatgatgacgacgatgagGATTCTTACTTTTCATCATCAGGCGTGAAGAGCCTGTTGagtaatttattaaaaaacgGGTCGGATCATTTAGTAGAGGAAGGTGCAAATAAAATGTCCAATCTCATAGATGAGAACTTCAACATGGACAAGCTATCCGAGAAGGCTAACAACATGGCGGGAAAAATTAAGGACGTATCTAGAAGGACTTCtgagaaatataaaaaggcaAAGGACGGGGTAAAGAAATCTATTAAGAAGGTGAAATTGGCCTCAAAGGAGAAGATGGATAAACTTAAAAGGGGAGCGAAAAAAGGAGTGAAAAACCTGAAAGATATCGGAAAGAATAGCATTCGCAAACTTAAGGATTCGGCgaaaaggggaggagaacGTATCAAAaaacaagggaaaaaaattgtcgatAATACTGTGCAAGCAGCCAAGGATAAGATTGATAAAGTcaagaaagaaacaaaaaagagtatcgataagggaaaaaaaaaggtgaaacaGGTAGCAAAAGAAGGAatccaaaaggggaaaaatacggtgaaaaagatgaaaaaggtGGCCAAAGAGGGCATCGATAAGGTGCAGGGAGTGGCACAGAAGGGAATCGATAAGGCACAAGAAGTGGTAGATAAGGGCATCGATAAGGCACAGGAAATTGTCCAAGCGGGAGCACAGAAAGTGAAGAAAGCCATCGGTAAGGCGCAGAAGGTAGtcaagggaaaagaaaaggaagtgaaaaataCCGGCGGAAGCTCCAATACAAGCACATCTGGAAATGGTAACCAAGCAAATAATTCACCCAATACTGTCGCGAAAGGTAGTACCGTGGTGTCTAACGAGAAGGGAGCTCCAAAAGAGAGTTATAAGGACCCCTCGGGGAATGAAGGTTCGAAAAGTAAAACGTCCTTCTTAAGCATATCAGGTGAATCAATTCAGAATACCTCaaacaggaagaaaataaaaagcgaaataaaggaaattaaTAAAGGATACAAAAAGTTGagaaagatggaaaaaaaagtaagggACGAGCTGAAAAGTCCCGTGCCTTCTGACAAGAATATAATTCAAGAATTcgataattttgaaaagttgagtgaagagaaaaatgagtaG
- a CDS encoding alanine--tRNA ligase, putative, with product MRRALFPVKLLFLLLSIKPKGHNTLRRGSLKAFLPSRGENGSSRICTTRSSHVGCAPSVIFTPVDRTPRRASFLFWSKEEKNSRCMRLSRSFSRRYISKLFSVIRRGSLLSSSLTYIAPLGASGKYRWEYPNGSDKGEEGRLGGGIKMSEWSGDQVEKRHEGESDLKGEVGRHDGLVTTGKMHTMHTRPTLSAEEVRGRFINYFKEKKHTVMESASVIPYNDNTLLFTNAGMNQFKKIFLGQVDKNSDLGKLKRAVDTQKCIRAGGKHNDLDDVGKDVYHHTFFEMLGNWSFGDYFKEESIDYAWDLLTNVYKIDPNRLYVTYFGGDEKLPGCPEDFEAKRIWLKYLDESRILPFGMKENFWEMAETGPCGPCSEIHYDRIGGRDASSLVNMDDPSVLEIWNIVFMQYNKDEKKNMNKLPFPCIDTGMGLERITSILQNVESNYDTDLFMPIFKQIKEIFNHLPEYGGKVNEEDVGRIDYAYRVVSDHIRCVTIAISDGCLPGNEGRNYVIRRIIRRAIRVGKQIFQVESNVLWFYKLVDSVCQILKKCFTDLQDENRVNYIKSIIKQEEMVFNKTLEKGVDQFNKIIKKSNNAGGDKIFNGKDAFDLYTSYGFPIDLIQIMCEEKNFKLNMFEFNELFKKHQLVSDTNNFKINKFFDLPVEKAHELKEKHGVEATEDHHKYEWNNDDRRNDMKKVDTNIVVIYDGENFIDSIKTPNDDKKYALILKETNFYYENGGQIYDTGVIENGQMKFQVLNVQKMNDYVLHIGILKEGKIEKNDSVHTYVNFDRRKLVACNHTATHLLNFVIKKVLTEYVVNGEGQMKNGDLVQKKNEKEETGMNSIFNCDQKGSLVDDEKLRFDFSFFQNISDDLVSKIESQVNDLIKQELSVSVRTMDLKESKKIKGIRAIFEEDYADVVNVVFIDNDVDKILNHLDVNYSYMCSIELCGGTHIANTKFIKKFIITSEESIGKGIYRINAVTNRKAEEVEAKFDNLYAKYKHIFEDPNEGKLAEVQTYKRILKEDKFLPYIRKNEILNKLEKIEKNIIEKTKNMQKELFNKATAIGKDYALEDKSGVLVDVKLFDALCGNQKVLEKIAQSYCKHNKLCSYFFIIDDEKNTYCVFEMKDSLKGITIQADTFMKEIMQSVEGHSGGGKNKAFGSAAKGKGVIIKELALEALKKYH from the coding sequence atgagaCGAGCGCTCTTCCCCGTGAAGCTTCTATTCCTGCTTTTGAGCATCAAGCCTAAGGGACACAACACCCTTCGTAGAGGTTCCTTGAAGGCGTTTCTTCCATCGAGGGGTGAAAACGGTTCTTCAAGAATCTGTACGACCAGAAGCAGCCACGTGGGTTGTGCCCCCTCCGTGATATTCACACCTGTGGACAGGACCCCCCGACGGGcgtctttccttttttggagcaaagaagagaaaaacagTCGGTGTATGCGCTTGAGCAGATCATTTAGCAGAAGATACATCTCAAAGTTATTTAGTGTAATAAGAAGAGGGAGCTTGTTGAGTAGCAGCTTGACATATATTGCTCCTCTTGGTGCAAGTGGCAAGTATCGGTGGGAATATCCGAACGGGTCTgataaaggggaagaaggcaGATTAGgaggaggaataaaaatgagtGAATGGAGTGGGGACCAGGTGGAGAAGCGGCACGAGGGGGAGTCCGATTTGAAGGGAGAAGTGGGTAGACATGATGGGTTAGTCACCACGGGTAAAATGCACACGATGCATACGCGCCCAACGTTGTCTGCAGAGGAAGTTCGAGGTCGATTCATCAACTattttaaggagaaaaaacatacGGTGATGGAAAGCGCATCAGTCATTCCGTACAACGACAACACATTGCTCTTTACGAACGCAGGGATGAATCAGtttaagaaaatatttctagGCCAAGTGGATAAAAATAGCGATTTAGGAAAGTTGAAAAGAGCAGTGGATACACAAAAGTGCATAAGGGCGGGAGGAAAGCACAACGATTTGGATGACGTAGGAAAGGATGTGTACCATCATACCTTTTTCGAAATGTTAGGAAATTGGAGTTTCGGTGATTATTTCAAAGAGGAAAGTATTGATTATGCATGGGATCTTCTAACTAATGTATATAAAATAGATCCGAACAGATTATATGTAACCTATTTTGGAGGAGATGAAAAATTGCCTGGATGCCCTGAAGATTTTGAAGCGAAAAGAATATGGTTAAAATATTTGGATGAGAGTCGTATTTTACCATTTGGTATGAAGGAGAATTTTTGGGAAATGGCAGAGACAGGTCCATGTGGTCCTTGCTCAGAAATTCATTATGATCGAATTGGTGGGAGGGATGCTAGCTCTTTGGTGAATATGGACGATCCAAGCGTTTTGGAAATATGGAATATTGTGTTTATGCAATATAACaaggatgagaagaaaaatatgaacaaattgcCTTTCCCATGTATCGATACAGGGATGGGTTTAGAAAGGATAACGTCCATTTTGCAAAACGTTGAAAGTAATTATGATACCGATTTGTTTATGCCAATTTTTAAGCAGATAAAGGAAATCTTTAATCATTTGCCAGAGTATGGAGGTAAGgtgaatgaagaagacgTTGGGCGAATTGACTATGCGTACCGAGTTGTTAGTGATCACATCCGATGTGTAACAATAGCTATCAGTGATGGTTGCCTTCCTGGAAATGAAGGACGAAATTATGTTATAAGAAGAATTATCAGAAGAGCCATTAGAGTAGGTAAGCAGATATTCCAAGTAGAGAGCAACGTGCTGTGGTTTTACAAATTGGTAGATTCCGTTTgccaaattttgaaaaagtgcTTTACAGATTTGCAAGATGAAAATAGAGTGAACTATATTAAGAGTATCATTAAGCAGGAAGAAATGGTTTTCAACAAAACGTTAGAAAAGGGAGTGGATCAGTTTAATAAAATCATCAAGAAGAGCAACAATGCAGGGGGGGATAAGATCTTCAATGGCAAAGATGCTTTCGACTTGTACACTTCTTATGGATTCCCTATCGATCTCATACAAATAATgtgcgaagaaaaaaattttaaattaaatatgTTCGAATTTAATGAATTGTTTAAGAAACACCAGCTAGTGTCAGATACgaacaattttaaaattaataaattttttgattTACCAGTGGAGAAGGCACACGAGTTGAAGGAGAAGCATGGTGTGGAAGCCACGGAGGATCATCACAAGTATGAGTGGAATAACGATGATAGGAGAAATGACATGAAAAAGGTTGATACAAATATTGTGGTCATCTACGATGGGGAGAATTTCATAGACAGTATTAAAACGCCaaatgatgataaaaaatatgccctCATTTTGAAGGAAACCAATTTTTACTACGAAAATGGAGGACAGATATACGATACGGGGGTCATTGAAAATGGTCAGATGAAATTCCAAGTACttaatgtgcaaaaaatgaatgattATGTGCTCCACATTGGTATCCTcaaagaggggaaaatagaaaagaacgaCTCTGTACATACTTACGTAAATTTTGACAGAAGAAAACTAGTCGCATGCAACCACACCGCAACGCATTTACTTAATTTTGTCATAAAGAAAGTTTTAACGGAGTATGTCGTGAATGGGGAAGGGCAGATGAAGAATGGTGATTTGGTCCaaaagaagaatgagaaggaagaaactgGGATGAACTCCATTTTTAATTGTGACCAGAAGGGATCCTTAGTGGATGATGAGAAGCTGAGATTcgatttctccttcttccaaAATATAAGTGATGATTTGGTTAGCAAAATCGAAAGCCAAGTGAACGATTTGATTAAGCAGGAATTATCCGTCTCCGTTCGAACCATGGATCTTAAGgagagcaaaaaaattaaagggaTCAGAGCCATCTTTGAAGAAGATTATGCAGACGTTGTCAATGTAGTTTTCATAGACAACGACGTGGATAAAATTCTCAACCATCTGGACGTGAACTACTCCTACATGTGTTCCATTGAATTATGTGGAGGTACCCACATCGCCAACACGAAGTTTATAAAGAAGTTTATCATAACATCGGAGGAGAGCATTGGGAAGGGAATTTACAGAATCAACGCTGTCACGAATAGGAAGGCGGAAGAGGTAGAAGCCAAATTTGACAACCTCTATGCCAAGTACAAACACATCTTTGAAGACCCCAATGAAGGTAAGCTAGCGGAGGTACAAACGTATAAGCGTATTCTGAAGGAAGATAAGTTTCTGCCATATattaggaaaaatgaaatattgaacaagttggaaaaaattgaaaagaataTCATAGAGAAAACAAAGAACATGCAGAAGGAGTTATTTAATAAGGCTACCGCTATTGGAAAGGATTACGCCTTGGAAGACAAAAGTGGTGTTCTTGTAGATGTCAAGTTATTTGATGCTTTATGTGGAAACCAAAAGGTGTTAGAGAAAATCGCCCAATCATATTGCAAACATAACAAATTGTGCAGctatttcttcatcattgaTGATGAGAAGAACACCTACTGCGTTTTCGAGATGAAGGATTCTTTGAAGGGGATCACTATACAGGCAGATACATTCATGAAGGAGATAATGCAGTCCGTGGAAGGTCATTCGGGCGGAGGTAAAAACAAGGCTTTCGGGTCGGCAGCAAAGGGTAAGGGAGTCATTATAAAGGAGTTGGCATTGGAGGCGCTTAAGAAATACCATTAG
- a CDS encoding ribosome biogenesis protein MRT4, putative: MPKSKRNVTISLTKVKKKLNKKELKDQKLSDLKKIIQVPNIYIYILDVRTYSNNNLKQAIEYFKPNGRFFIGKNKLMKLALGTDEKSEAKPNVCKVAELLVGNRILLITKDPPLKVIKFFNDFQPEEYIKPGNICTQNVTLKTGDVLNVPVSMQKDLQKRKVTFDIVDQKIVIREDKILAEKDKLVSAENAKLLRMLNMKIANFDITVLGYWNLNKFVPLT, from the exons ATGCCAAAGTCTAAGAGAAATGTTACCATATCATTAAccaaggtaaaaaaaaagctgaacAAGAAGGAACTCAAGGACCAGAAACTCTCcgacttgaaaaaaattatccaagTTCCCAATATTTATATCTACATTCTGGATGTTAGAACCTACTCAAATAATAACTTGAAGCAGGCCATTGAGTACTTCAAGCCCAATGGCAG GTTCTTCATTGGAAAGAATAAGCTCATGAAATTGGCCTTAGGAACAgatgaaaaaagtgaagccAAGCCGAATGTCTGCAAAGTAGCGGAG CTCCTTGTGGGGAATCGAATCCTCCTAATAACGAAAGACCCGCCCCTGAAggtaataaaattttttaatgatttTCAACCTGAAGAATATATAAAGCCTGGAAATATTTGCACACAAAATGTCACCTTAAAAACGGGAGATGTATTAAATGTCCCAGTTTCAATGCAGAaggatttacaaaaaaggaaagtaactTTTGACATTGTCGATCAAAAAATTGTCAtaagggaagataaaattTTGGCGGAAAAGGATAAACTCGTGAGCGCGGAAAATGCCAAATTGTTAAGGATGCTGAATATGAAAATTGCTAACTTTGACATTACCGTTTTGGGTTATTGGAACTTAAATAAATTCGTTCCTTTGACGTAA
- a CDS encoding NADH-cytochrome b5 reductase, putative, whose amino-acid sequence MKQTLQEGLNFLSKNVVNIVILVMSISYVVLFVRKNKNGKEKADDLFELYMKANENEELKEEGENGGSMQKAFLDENSKALKLSKIVKLTNTVRIFIFSYPWEYSNFGLGICKHIKFNGPNQQGKIKGKWNDRDDREKDAKEIFRSYTPIYVDKKKKEVHFVIRIYHPDRKFVDGGKMSVHLEKMRNNEMVKIAGPFGVLDYKGSNKFTYLSKVVQIKRHIVMIAGGTGMAPFFRLIKHMLLFDDREGEHPFVTLIYANRNEEEILLKEVFDEYERTFERFKAVYSIDECLDPAKRDTFENVGYLTENLLRKYILKYHKLDIEVENSDTLILMCGPPPMTAFLKKVLKEDIKMENVITI is encoded by the exons ATGAAGCAGACTTTGCAAGAAGGCCTAAACTTCCTCTCAAAGAATGTGGTGAATATCGTAATTTTGGTAATGTCTATAAGTTATGTTGTCCTATttgtaaggaaaaataaaaatggaaaagaaaaagcagatGATCTGTTTGAACTTTATATGAAGGCGAATGAGAATGAAGAgttgaaagaggaaggggagAATGGAGGATCCATGCAGAAGGCGTTCTTGGATGAAAATAGCAAAGCGTTGAAGCTGAGCAAAATTGTAAAGCTTACGAACACAGTAaggattttcattttttcctacccGTGGGAATATAGCAATTTCGGGTTAGGTATATGTAAACATATAAAATTTAACGGCCCCAATCagcaggggaaaataaaaggaaaatggaatgatAGGGATGACAGAGAAAAGGATGCGAAAGAAATTTTCCGAAGTTACACTCCTATTTATGtagataaaaagaagaaggaggttCACTTTGTCATTCGAATATACCACCCAGATCGAAAGTTTGTTGATGGTGGTAAAATGAGTgtccatttggaaaaaatgcgaaacAATGAGATGGTTAAAATTGCGGGTCCCTTTGGGGTTTTAGATTATAAGGGGAGTAACAAATTTACTTACTTGTCCAAGGTTGTGCAGATTAAGAGGCACATCGTTATGATTGCCGGGGGAACCGGCATGGCTCCCTTTTTTCGGCTCATAAAGCACATGCTCCTCTTTGACGATAGGGAGGGTGAGCACCCATTCGTGACACTCATCTACGCAAACAGGAACGAGGAGGAAATTCTACTAAAGGAGG TTTTTGACGAATACGAGCGAACATTCGAACGGTTCAAAGCAGTGTACAGCATAGACGAGTGTCTGGACCCCGCCAAGAGGGACACGTTCGAAAATGTAGGATACCTAACGGAAAATCTTTTGCGCAAGTACATTCTCAAGTATCATAAGCTAGACATCGAAGTTGAAAACAGCGACACACTCATTTTGATGTGCGGCCCTCCCCCCATGACAGCTTTCCTTAAGAAGGTTCTGAAGGAGGAcattaaaatggaaaatgtcATAACGATTTAG
- a CDS encoding CLAMP domain-containing protein, putative, whose product MNKPQGEWTGGRTWGFFLTCADIKKHEMRKIIVISDRKAQRRELIKKLHIHFRRTDEKSKRGKRKNAKLAIYDFLPVGLNDEVLEARKFEQRNPVTLEGVHTPCVVKNGVTSDSIRSEYESSHLYSTNVMRRKKMKKIVNDFFYNTLRYCISRDLSVVEISTYLSIMKYIFLKVVYGGRSHVVELFAEFKKVMLHHSINRSPSCVKIFSYTSLRVLIKYALNTFFRNFFFYKFIFLPIYDIHFDGGFDDLEKLENEEDDDDDIGFDEDATVCSLDTPSGGDYVRKLLNLDVGEINHLTFGRSSEDVFTREMQDFFKKFEIQKEPVTFETNKCKENKNLKKLCTRVVNCSQVDEGRTKGQEQWSASEEYLIGKMDNLYRDLEARIVKRLDTHLG is encoded by the exons ATGAATAAGCCGCAGGGAGAGTGGACTGGAGGGAGGACATGGGGGTTCTTCCTAACTTGTGCAGACATAAAGAAACACGAGATGAGGAAAATTATAGTCATTAGTGATAGGAAGGCACAGAGAAGGGAACTCATTAAAAAACTGCACATCCATTTTAGGAGGACGGACGAAAAATccaagaggggaaaaaggaaaaatgctAAATTAGCTATTTATGACTTCTTACCAGTTGGTTTAAATGATGAGGTTCTGGAGGCGAGGAAGTTTGAGCAAAGGAACCCTGTAACTTTGGAAGGGGTACATACCCCATGTGTTGTGAAAAATGGGGTTACATCGGACAGTATTAGAAGCGAATATGAATCCTCCCATTTGTATAGTACGAATGttatgagaagaaaaaaaatgaaaaaaattgtaaatgaTTTTTTCTATAACACGTTGAGGTATTGTATTAGTAGAGACTTGTCTGTCGTGGAGATATCAACCTACCTATCAATTAtgaagtatatttttttaaaagtagtATATGGGGGGAGAAGCCATGTTGTGGAACTTTTCGCAGAATTCAAAAAGGTCATGCTACATCATTCAATTAACAGGTCTCCAAGTTgcgttaaaatattttcgtaCACCTCTCTGAGGGTATTAATAAAATACGCCTTAAATACTTTTTtccgaaatttttttttttataaatttatttttctcccaaTTTATGATATACATTTTGACGGTGGTTTTGACGACTTGGAGAAGCTCgaaaatgaggaggatgatgatgatgatattGGCTTCGACGAAGATGCTACAGTTTGCAGTTTGGACACTCCCTCTGGGGGGGATTACGTGAGGAAATTACTAAACC TGGACGTTGGCGAAATAAACCACTTGACATTCGGAAGAAGCTCCGAAGATGTGTTCACAAGAGAGATGCaagatttttttaaaaaattcgaaaTACAGAAGGAGCCCGTCACCTTCGAAACGAATAAGtgtaaggaaaataaaaatttaaaaaagttgtgCACCCGAGTAGTAAACTGCAGTCAGGTAGATGAGGGAAGGACCAAGGGCCAAGAACAATGGAGTGCTTCTGAGGAATATTTGATTGGGAAG ATGGATAATTTGTACCGCGACTTGGAGGCTCGAATAGTGAAGCGGTTGGATACCCATTTGGGGTAA
- a CDS encoding U1 small nuclear ribonucleoprotein 70 kDa homolog, putative, with the protein MSAIGMPPHILILFHARPPLTFYKPIQKKKHEAYSGISEYVNLFEDKEPPPKIKLENAKERKERKKKEKITYNELMLKEMRKNYDPFKNVDLTEDPKKTIFIGRLSYDVNEKKLKKEFEVYGKIKKVKIIYDKNFKPKGYGFIEFEHTKSFNDAYNLADGKKIDNRRILVDVERARTVKNWIPRRLGGGKGPPRGSDERKKMTHNINLTALINKDKYRNDKKKVEEIYKNVPLYNERHDDGSDDANDTSRGHRHHRRDEHRSSKRDRHHRSRRSESHEHHRHKHRRRDSRDRDRERDKDRERDKDRDRDRDRDRHRDRDYNRDHERDRERHHKRDHSYSHDRNYKRDQNNRNRDEDKLRHRSRDRENESGPYFHNGDERRAEYERADSHMNMHNSYGADAPGGRDYGHYNYY; encoded by the coding sequence atgtcgGCCATCGGGATGCCACCACACATCTTAATCCTGTTCCATGCCAGGCCTCCCCTCACTTTTTACAAACCTATCCAGAAAAAGAAGCACGAAGCGTACAGTGGCATCTCTGAATATGTGAATCTTTTTGAGGATAAAGAGCCCCCCCCAAAGATAAAGCTGGAAAATgccaaagaaagaaaggaaagaaaaaaaaaggagaaaataacatACAATGAATTAATGTTAAAGGAAATGAGAAAGAATTATGATccatttaaaaatgtagattTGACAGAAGACCCCAAAAAAACGATTTTCATTGGAAGATTATCATATGAtgtaaatgagaaaaaattaaaaaaagaatttgaaGTTTatgggaagataaaaaaggtgaaaataatttatgataaaaattttaagccAAAAGGATATGGCTTCATAGAATTTGAACATACAAAAAGTTTTAACGACGCATATAATTTGGCtgatgggaagaaaatagACAATAGGAGAATTCTGGTGGATGTGGAAAGGGCGAGGACAGTGAAGAATTGGATTCCTAGACGACTGGGTGGTGGGAAGGGACCTCCAAGGGGATcagatgaaaggaaaaagatgaCTCATAATATTAATTTGACTGCCCTAATTAATAAGGATAAGTACAGAAATGACAAAAAGAAGGTAGAAGAAATTTACAAGAATGTTCCACTGTACAATGAGCGCCATGATGACGGCAGCGATGACGCGAATGACACGTCCAGGGGACATAGACATCATAGGAGGGACGAGCATAGAAGCTCCAAGCGGGATCGTCACCATAGAAGCAGACGCAGCGAATCACACGAGCACCACAGGCACAAACATAGGCGTAGGGACAGCCGCGATCGGGATAGAGAGCGAGATAAGGATAGAGAGCGAGATAAGGACAGAGACCGCGATAGGGATAGGGACAGACACAGAGACAGGGATTACAACCGAGATCATGAACGCGACCGAGAGCGCCACCACAAGCGCGACCACAGTTACAGTCACGATCGTAATTACAAACGCGATCAAAATAATCGCAACCGCGACGAGGACAAGCTCAGGCACAGAAGCCGGGACagggaaaatgaaagtgGACCCTACTTCCACAACGGGGATGAGCGCAGAGCCGAATACGAGCGAGCAGATTCCCATATGAATATGCACAACAGTTACGGTGCAGACGCACCCGGAGGAAGGGATTATGGACACTACAACTATTACTGA